CATCCTGGGAGCGGTGATCATGCAGAGGAAAAAGACCGTTTAATCTATCAGGGAAAGGATGCTACTTAATCACAAAGGAGGTGAGGCATCTTTTTTGATTGGTTGGCTGATACTGGAGTGTAAGTGTTATAGTGTAGGGAAACAGGATTTGGCATTTCAGAGTAGCATAATCAAAAATAATGGGAGGAACGCATACATGAAACGTGTATCTTTATGGGCGGTTTTGATTGCGGTATTGGTGGTCGGATTGGCCGCTGGGGCGGCGGGAGCGGAAGAATTCGTCATCGGATTCAGTAATGCTTCCAGGGGTAATGCTTGGGCGGCGCAATATGCCCAGAGAGTATATGACTTGCTGGATGCGCTGCCAAACGTGACCCATATGTATGCCGACGGAGAAGACGACGGCGTTAAGCAGTTGTCCGACGTCGAGGATATGCTCGCCAGAGGTATGGATCTTCTGATCATTCGCCCTTCGACTCCGGAAATTCTTGCCGTTGTGGTTGAGCAGGTGTATGATCTGGGGATTCCGGTCGTCGTTTCCGGCCGGAATGTGGCCACAGATAAATTCACCTCTTTTGTTTGGGTGGATGATGTGGATTTGGGCCGGCGGACCGCCCAGGCAGCGGTTGATATGCTTGTAGAAAAGTACGGCGAACCGCGCGGTAAAGTGGCTATTATACAAGGACTTATGGCTGCCGGATCCGCCCGTGCCCGGGACCAGGGGACCATGGAAATTCTGGACCAGTATCCGGGGATCGAAATCGTCGCCCGCCAACCGGGAGAGTACCGCAGGGCTGATGCCCGAACCGTGATGGAAAACATCCTGATGGCCCAACCGGAAATCGATGTATTGATCACCCATGCCGGTGAAATGGCTGTCGGTGCGATCGAAGCGATGAAAGCGGCCGGGCGCCGGGGAGAATTTCCGGTTACTTCCGTTGACGGAAACAACGGTTTTTTGAAGGCGATCGCAGCAGGGGACGGTCACTTTACCGCTCTTTATCCGTTGGCCCTGGGGGATCTTACTGTCGATGTCGCCATGAGAATACTGGCGGGTGAAGAAGTAGAAAAAATCATCGCCATGGATGTTCCAAATGTAACTCCGGAAAATATTCACGAGTTCGTAAGGTTAGATCAACCTGATACCTATTTCACCTATTGATTCGGATCCGTTTGCTTTTTAGCTTAGACCTATAAACCGGTTTGACACCGTTTATCGACTCTCTCCTCCTTCCGGTTTTTTCGGAGGGAGGAGAGAGTGTTGTAGAGAGGTTGGTTTGCTATGCTCTTTTTGATGAAGGGAATAAATAAGAAGTATCCCGGGGTCCAGGCGTTGAAAAACGTTGATTTCTCTTTGGATTCCGGGGAAATACATGCTCTGATCGGTGAAAACGGCGCTGGGAAATCGACCCTCATGAAGATCCTGAGCGGAGCGGAAAACTGTGACTCCGGGGAGATAATCCTGAAGGGGCGCAGGCTCGAGCACCTGGATCCATTGACTGCCCGGAAAGCCGGGATCGCCATTATCTACCAGGAGCGAAACCTGGTTCCACCCATGAACGCCATGGAAAATATCTTCCTGGGAAAAGAGATCGAGAGGTACCGCGGATTGATCGACGCACCCAGCATGTATGCCGAAACCGACAAGCTATTCCGGTCGCTCCACGTGAATATCGATTATGAGGTGCCGGTTGGTCAGTTATCGGTGGCTCAGCAGCAGATGGTGGAGATCGCCAAGGCTCTTTCGGAGAATGCCGAAGTTCTGGTCATGGACGAGCCAACCGCGGCGTTGACCGAAAAAGACGTCGAAAACCTGT
The sequence above is a segment of the Atribacteraceae bacterium genome. Coding sequences within it:
- a CDS encoding substrate-binding domain-containing protein; this encodes MKRVSLWAVLIAVLVVGLAAGAAGAEEFVIGFSNASRGNAWAAQYAQRVYDLLDALPNVTHMYADGEDDGVKQLSDVEDMLARGMDLLIIRPSTPEILAVVVEQVYDLGIPVVVSGRNVATDKFTSFVWVDDVDLGRRTAQAAVDMLVEKYGEPRGKVAIIQGLMAAGSARARDQGTMEILDQYPGIEIVARQPGEYRRADARTVMENILMAQPEIDVLITHAGEMAVGAIEAMKAAGRRGEFPVTSVDGNNGFLKAIAAGDGHFTALYPLALGDLTVDVAMRILAGEEVEKIIAMDVPNVTPENIHEFVRLDQPDTYFTY